In the genome of Pseudomonas bubulae, one region contains:
- a CDS encoding alpha/beta hydrolase, producing the protein MSTLVKILAGSILAVSIGSAFAATDTGIEHNTRNFLNALNSSGGTPIEKLSPENARAVLASAQSGVELTLPKADISQKTISVEGQDINLTIVRPAGVKGILPVFMYFHGGGWVLGDYPTHERLIRDLVAGSGAVAVYVDYTPSPEARYPTAINQAYAATQWVAEHGSEINVDGKRLAVAGNSVGGNMAAVVSLMAKDKGTPAIKYQVLLWPVTDANFDTGSYKQFAEGHFLTRNMMKWFWDNYTTDPKQRADLYASPLRASVDQLKGLPPALVQTASADVLRDEGEAYARKLDQAGVPVTAVRYNGMIHDFGLLNVVSQVPAVRSAMLQASQELKAHLQ; encoded by the coding sequence ATGAGCACTCTTGTTAAAATCCTGGCGGGGTCAATCCTCGCTGTATCTATAGGCAGCGCGTTCGCAGCAACTGACACCGGTATTGAACACAACACCCGGAACTTCCTTAATGCATTGAATTCCAGTGGCGGCACACCCATCGAGAAGCTCTCGCCTGAAAATGCGCGTGCGGTGCTGGCGAGTGCCCAGTCGGGGGTAGAGCTGACTCTGCCCAAAGCCGATATCAGCCAAAAGACCATTTCCGTCGAGGGTCAGGATATCAACCTGACCATCGTGCGCCCGGCAGGCGTGAAAGGCATCTTGCCCGTGTTCATGTACTTCCACGGTGGCGGCTGGGTGCTGGGAGACTACCCGACCCACGAGCGCCTGATACGCGACCTGGTCGCGGGTTCCGGGGCAGTGGCGGTGTATGTTGACTACACCCCCTCCCCCGAAGCCAGGTACCCGACAGCCATCAACCAGGCCTACGCGGCAACCCAGTGGGTGGCCGAGCACGGCAGCGAAATCAATGTAGACGGCAAACGCCTGGCCGTTGCAGGCAACAGCGTGGGCGGCAATATGGCCGCTGTGGTCAGCCTGATGGCCAAAGACAAAGGCACACCGGCGATCAAATACCAGGTGCTGCTATGGCCAGTGACTGATGCCAACTTTGATACCGGATCCTACAAGCAATTTGCCGAGGGCCACTTTCTCACCCGCAACATGATGAAGTGGTTCTGGGACAACTACACCACCGACCCCAAGCAACGTGCCGACCTCTACGCCTCGCCACTTCGCGCATCGGTGGATCAGTTGAAGGGGCTGCCACCTGCACTGGTACAAACCGCCAGTGCCGATGTACTGCGTGACGAAGGCGAAGCCTACGCCCGCAAGCTGGATCAGGCAGGAGTACCGGTCACTGCGGTTCGCTATAACGGCATGATTCACGACTTTGGTCTTTTGAACGTGGTCAGCCAGGTACCTGCAGTACGCTCTGCCATGTTGCAAGCCTCGCAAGAACTCAAGGCACATTTGCAGTAA
- a CDS encoding cupin domain-containing protein, which translates to MHKHTRAPQRIAIHRLGLRTAAAVAITLATLSGAQAATSTTDTIKAYKLCTGADNASHVLQGRIDQNMRNDVTAIHFKQSPAHASYDWHNDPEPQYVITLSGTLAFATRNGEKFTLHPGEVLIAEDNTGTGHRWSMVDDQPWRRGYVVLKPSAKDSFIPDDPDAAKVCSGS; encoded by the coding sequence ATGCATAAGCACACTCGCGCACCGCAGCGCATTGCAATCCACCGCCTGGGCCTGCGCACGGCGGCGGCGGTAGCCATTACCCTGGCGACCCTGAGCGGTGCCCAGGCCGCCACCTCCACTACCGACACCATCAAGGCCTACAAATTGTGTACGGGTGCGGACAACGCCTCCCATGTTCTGCAAGGCCGTATCGACCAGAACATGCGCAACGACGTGACCGCCATCCATTTCAAGCAAAGCCCGGCGCATGCTTCCTATGACTGGCACAACGACCCGGAGCCGCAGTACGTCATCACGTTGTCGGGCACGCTGGCATTCGCGACCCGCAATGGCGAAAAATTCACCCTGCATCCGGGCGAAGTGCTGATCGCCGAAGACAACACCGGTACGGGGCATCGCTGGAGCATGGTCGATGACCAGCCTTGGCGCCGCGGCTACGTGGTGCTTAAACCCTCAGCCAAGGACTCGTTTATCCCCGACGACCCGGATGCTGCCAAGGTGTGTAGCGGTTCGT